Proteins encoded within one genomic window of Mesobacillus subterraneus:
- a CDS encoding PQQ-dependent sugar dehydrogenase, with product MKRFLYVMLAMLLMIAGCSGGGDETKPAGEVKQKPEDKEAVAQAEQLEVVAENLEVPWSINKSGATFYLSERPGSIVKVEGSNTERQKVSFKKEVSQAAEAGFLGFVLAPDFEQSNKAFAYYTYENGTGQFNRIVELTLNNGDWEEGKLLLDKIPSGRFHHGGRLKIGPDGKLYATAGDAATNPEIAQDLSSLGGKILRLNLDGSVPADNPFENSYVYSYGHRNPQGLTWSEDGALYASEHGPSAHDEINLIEAGKNYGWPEITGDDTKQGMEAPIFQSGSDTWAPSGMAAYEGKLYVATLRGNALREFNPAAKTTREVVTGLGRIRDVIVDGEYLYFISNNTDGRGTPGEGDDRLYRVKVDRLR from the coding sequence ATGAAAAGATTCTTGTATGTGATGTTGGCAATGCTGCTGATGATTGCAGGCTGTTCAGGTGGCGGTGATGAAACGAAGCCTGCTGGTGAAGTGAAACAAAAACCAGAAGACAAAGAAGCGGTTGCCCAGGCCGAACAGCTTGAGGTTGTCGCAGAAAATCTGGAAGTGCCGTGGTCAATCAATAAAAGCGGCGCTACCTTTTACTTGAGCGAACGCCCGGGTTCAATTGTAAAAGTGGAAGGCAGTAACACAGAGAGACAGAAGGTTTCTTTTAAAAAGGAAGTGTCACAAGCTGCTGAAGCCGGATTTCTTGGCTTTGTGCTCGCGCCAGATTTCGAGCAGTCCAACAAGGCCTTTGCCTATTACACATACGAGAATGGCACCGGACAGTTCAATCGGATTGTCGAACTGACTTTGAACAATGGCGATTGGGAGGAAGGCAAGCTGCTACTTGATAAAATCCCGAGCGGACGCTTTCACCACGGAGGCAGGCTGAAAATCGGACCGGATGGAAAGCTATACGCCACGGCAGGTGATGCGGCAACCAATCCGGAAATTGCCCAGGATTTAAGTTCGCTCGGCGGCAAAATCCTGCGCCTGAATCTAGATGGATCTGTTCCGGCAGATAACCCATTTGAAAACTCCTATGTCTACAGCTATGGTCACCGAAATCCGCAGGGACTGACTTGGTCGGAGGATGGCGCGCTTTATGCCAGTGAACACGGACCCTCCGCGCATGATGAAATCAATCTGATTGAGGCCGGGAAAAACTATGGCTGGCCGGAGATAACCGGCGATGACACGAAGCAAGGGATGGAAGCGCCGATTTTCCAGTCAGGAAGTGATACATGGGCACCATCGGGAATGGCTGCGTATGAAGGGAAGTTATATGTCGCAACATTAAGAGGCAATGCGTTGCGCGAGTTCAATCCTGCCGCGAAAACAACAAGGGAAGTCGTCACTGGATTAGGGAGAATACGCGATGTCATCGTGGATGGGGAGTATCTTTACTTCATCAGCAACAATACAGACGGCCGCGGCACCCCGGGTGAAGGCGATGACAGACTTTATCGTGTAAAAGTTGACCGATTGCGCTAA
- a CDS encoding Cof-type HAD-IIB family hydrolase: MIKCIATDMDGTLLTASQQITAENKEAILKAKEQGVEVVVATGRSFQEASFVFEEAGLKLPMICVNGAEVRSEDGEIVSSSPLNKDEARQAALRLVESGVYFEVYTNTGTFTEDEDMAVTIIVDIFSTANPEVPIEKIAEAAEERIHKGLIKKIDHYDELFEDDQYEIYKLLAFSLDDDKLEAAKAGLKEISGLAVSSSGRENIEITSLDAQKGVALEKFVASRGISLEETMALGDNFNDVSMMKKVGKPVAMGNAAQEIKELCGEVTATNEESGVGKAIMKVLDI; the protein is encoded by the coding sequence ATGATTAAATGTATAGCTACAGATATGGACGGGACATTGTTGACTGCTTCCCAGCAGATTACTGCGGAGAATAAGGAAGCGATTTTAAAAGCAAAAGAGCAGGGAGTAGAAGTCGTTGTCGCAACCGGAAGATCGTTCCAGGAAGCAAGTTTCGTTTTTGAGGAAGCAGGTCTTAAGCTGCCGATGATTTGTGTGAATGGAGCCGAGGTTCGTTCGGAGGATGGGGAAATCGTTTCTTCAAGCCCGCTGAACAAGGATGAGGCTCGGCAGGCAGCGCTAAGACTTGTGGAAAGCGGCGTGTATTTCGAGGTATACACCAATACAGGCACCTTTACTGAAGATGAGGATATGGCGGTCACGATCATTGTTGATATTTTCTCAACCGCAAATCCTGAAGTGCCGATCGAAAAAATCGCAGAGGCTGCTGAGGAAAGAATTCATAAGGGACTGATTAAGAAGATTGACCATTATGACGAATTATTCGAGGACGACCAATATGAAATCTACAAGCTGTTGGCTTTTTCACTGGATGATGACAAGCTTGAGGCCGCAAAGGCTGGGCTGAAGGAAATTTCAGGGCTTGCGGTCAGTTCCTCCGGGCGTGAAAACATTGAAATCACAAGCTTAGATGCTCAAAAGGGAGTCGCCCTGGAAAAATTCGTCGCATCAAGAGGAATCAGCCTGGAAGAAACAATGGCGCTTGGCGACAATTTCAATGACGTATCGATGATGAAAAAAGTCGGCAAACCGGTAGCGATGGGCAATGCAGCGCAGGAAATCAAAGAACTTTGCGGCGAAGTGACAGCGACGAATGAAGAAAGCGGCGTAGGGAAAGCAATTATGAAGGTACTGGACATTTAA